From a region of the Clostridiales bacterium genome:
- a CDS encoding amino acid ABC transporter ATP-binding protein produces MYMIEARNLSKSFGKLCVFKNISVNVKKGEVLTIIGPSGSGKSTFLRCLNHLEEVDEGSIYIENRKMDYKDKKGLRDIILKMGMVFQNFNLFPHMTALENVMAAPVTVKRESKEEALKTARGLLKKVGLEDKMDYYPSKLSGGQKQRVAIARALAMNPDIMLFDEPTSALDPELVGEVLNVIKDLANDGMTMVVVTHEMGFAKEVADNVIFMDGGKIVEEGSPEDIFSNQKEERTRTFLEKVL; encoded by the coding sequence ATGTATATGATAGAAGCCAGAAACCTGTCAAAAAGTTTCGGCAAACTCTGTGTTTTCAAAAATATAAGCGTAAACGTGAAAAAGGGTGAGGTTCTGACAATTATCGGGCCTTCCGGCTCCGGAAAGAGTACGTTTTTGAGGTGTTTAAACCATCTGGAGGAGGTAGATGAAGGCAGCATATATATTGAAAACCGCAAGATGGATTATAAGGACAAGAAGGGCTTGAGGGATATTATATTAAAGATGGGAATGGTATTTCAAAATTTCAATCTGTTTCCGCACATGACTGCTCTTGAAAACGTGATGGCTGCGCCTGTCACGGTTAAAAGGGAAAGCAAAGAGGAAGCTTTAAAAACTGCAAGAGGCCTTTTGAAAAAAGTGGGGCTTGAAGATAAGATGGACTACTATCCTTCAAAATTGTCGGGAGGGCAAAAACAGAGGGTTGCCATTGCACGCGCTCTTGCGATGAATCCTGACATAATGCTTTTTGATGAGCCGACATCCGCTCTTGACCCCGAACTTGTAGGCGAGGTGCTGAATGTAATCAAGGATCTTGCAAATGACGGGATGACAATGGTTGTCGTGACTCATGAAATGGGCTTTGCGAAGGAAGTCGCCGACAACGTTATCTTTATGGATGGCGGAAAAATAGTTGAGGAAGGTTCTCCCGAGGATATTTTTTCGAATCAAAAGGAAGAAAGGACGAGAACTTTTCTTGAAAAAGTACTGTAA
- a CDS encoding amino acid ABC transporter permease — MNIEFILKELPFMLQGSVMTIELTVLTLSIGTFLGIILALLKISGVKIFYYIATFYTWVFRGTPLMLQLFFFYYALPSMGVTLNAFSAAIIGLSLNCAAYMAEIIRGGILSIDKGQFEASKALGYTYFQTMAKIILPQTIRIIIPPVGNEFISMIKDTSLVSTIAMVELMRTATQISSTTFKYTEILFTAAVLYLLMTTVFTAAFSALEKKLSIYV; from the coding sequence TTGAACATTGAATTTATATTAAAAGAATTGCCTTTTATGCTTCAGGGAAGCGTCATGACGATTGAACTCACGGTCTTAACTCTATCCATAGGAACGTTTCTGGGTATAATACTGGCGCTCTTGAAAATATCAGGAGTTAAAATATTTTACTATATAGCGACATTTTATACATGGGTATTCAGGGGAACTCCCCTGATGCTCCAGCTTTTCTTTTTTTACTATGCACTGCCTTCAATGGGAGTAACCCTTAATGCTTTCAGTGCGGCTATTATCGGCCTTAGCCTCAACTGTGCAGCCTATATGGCGGAAATAATAAGAGGAGGCATTCTTTCGATAGACAAGGGGCAGTTTGAGGCATCAAAGGCACTCGGGTATACTTATTTTCAAACCATGGCAAAAATAATACTGCCGCAGACGATAAGGATTATTATACCTCCGGTGGGCAATGAATTTATTTCCATGATTAAGGATACATCGCTTGTATCCACAATTGCAATGGTTGAACTTATGAGGACTGCGACGCAGATTTCCTCCACGACGTTTAAATATACGGAAATACTTTTTACCGCGGCGGTGCTTTATCTTTTGATGACGACAGTATTTACCGCTGCGTTCTCGGCATTGGAAAAAAAGCTTTCGATTTATGTTTAG